From a single Sphingobium lignivorans genomic region:
- a CDS encoding amidohydrolase family protein, protein MALFGTRDRRGLSPAETSEPRTPLPVRMVASEEYLPIAQTPQQREAEARLYDMVEAIAPRLGMSRRDFLRTTAGMAAAFAALNATFGGLFAVGEAEAATPEAADERSRALAGQFIMDMHTHFLRDDTRLTNFVRMREGVAAQGWNPELSKAGPQTLEDLKFDNYFKEIYLDSDTKIALISSAPSDIAEDWFLTNRQMAQARERVNREAETLRMMSHAIITPGAPGWLEALDAALELKPDSLKGYTVGDNTHKELARYPWRMDSEETYRGYEKAVKAGIRNICVHKGLWGRQLDTRFPHLAPHADVRDVAQAAKDWPQLNFIIYHAAYRLDDPDWALATFNRTGRIDWVTDLAEIPQRHGVSNVYADLGQIFAQTLIAQPALCAAIMGQLVKGLGADHVCWGTDAVWTGSPQWQIEGLRRLEIPEDMQKKHGFAPLGPADGAVKNGIFGGNNARLYNIDIATTARAQQHDRFSRLKADYVARGPAPSNLRYGYVQRG, encoded by the coding sequence ATGGCGCTTTTCGGTACGCGCGATCGCCGGGGGCTAAGCCCGGCGGAGACCAGCGAACCGCGCACGCCGCTGCCGGTGCGCATGGTGGCCAGCGAGGAATATCTGCCCATTGCCCAGACGCCGCAGCAGCGGGAAGCCGAGGCGCGACTCTATGACATGGTGGAGGCCATCGCGCCCCGGCTCGGCATGAGCCGGCGCGATTTTCTCCGCACCACGGCCGGCATGGCCGCCGCTTTCGCAGCGCTCAACGCCACGTTCGGCGGCCTCTTCGCGGTGGGGGAAGCGGAAGCCGCCACGCCGGAAGCTGCGGACGAGCGATCGCGGGCCCTGGCGGGCCAGTTCATCATGGACATGCACACGCATTTCCTGCGGGATGACACGCGGCTGACGAACTTCGTCAGGATGCGCGAGGGCGTCGCCGCGCAAGGCTGGAACCCCGAACTCAGCAAGGCCGGCCCGCAGACGCTGGAGGACCTGAAGTTCGACAATTATTTCAAGGAAATCTATCTCGACAGCGACACCAAGATCGCGCTCATCTCCTCCGCCCCTTCGGACATAGCGGAGGACTGGTTCCTCACCAATCGCCAGATGGCGCAAGCGCGCGAACGTGTGAACCGGGAAGCGGAAACCCTGCGGATGATGAGCCATGCCATCATCACGCCCGGGGCACCCGGATGGCTGGAGGCACTCGATGCCGCGCTCGAGCTGAAGCCCGATTCGCTCAAGGGCTATACGGTGGGCGACAATACCCACAAGGAGCTGGCGCGCTATCCCTGGCGGATGGACAGCGAGGAGACTTATCGCGGCTATGAGAAAGCCGTGAAGGCCGGCATCCGGAACATCTGCGTCCACAAGGGCCTGTGGGGGCGCCAGCTCGACACGCGCTTTCCGCATCTGGCGCCCCATGCCGACGTGCGGGACGTCGCGCAGGCCGCGAAGGACTGGCCCCAGCTCAACTTCATCATCTACCATGCGGCCTATCGGCTCGACGATCCGGACTGGGCGCTAGCCACGTTCAACCGCACGGGCCGCATCGACTGGGTGACGGACCTCGCCGAGATCCCGCAGAGGCATGGCGTCAGCAATGTCTATGCCGACCTCGGGCAGATCTTCGCGCAGACGCTGATCGCGCAGCCCGCCCTTTGCGCCGCGATCATGGGCCAGCTTGTGAAAGGCCTTGGTGCCGATCATGTCTGCTGGGGCACGGATGCCGTGTGGACAGGGTCACCGCAATGGCAGATCGAGGGACTGCGGCGGCTCGAAATACCCGAGGACATGCAGAAGAAGCATGGCTTCGCGCCGCTCGGGCCGGCCGATGGAGCGGTGAAGAACGGCATCTTCGGCGGGAACAATGCGCGGCTCTACAATATCGATATCGCCACAACCGCCCGCGCCCAGCAACATGACCGGTTCAGCCGGCTGAAAGCGGATTATGTCGCGCGCGGGCCGGCGCCTTCAAACCTGCGCTACGGCTACGTCCAGCGCGGATGA
- a CDS encoding DNA gyrase inhibitor YacG → MPTKTRCPICRQPTVTEFRPFCSRACRDRDLINWVDEGYRVPVAPEEENRLDMDEG, encoded by the coding sequence ATGCCCACTAAGACGCGCTGCCCGATCTGCCGCCAGCCGACAGTCACCGAATTCCGGCCCTTCTGCTCGCGCGCCTGCCGCGACCGCGATCTTATCAACTGGGTGGACGAGGGCTATCGCGTCCCGGTCGCGCCCGAGGAGGAGAACCGCCTCGATATGGATGAGGGATAG
- a CDS encoding ribonuclease — protein MVVTDAPAGPHWLYEEGIGESRAALVRSGRILEAQIEPDDARARAGGVHGGRLIRTLIQRKRGIARLDSGELVLIEPIPPKVAEGAAVRVEILREAISEPGMEEEREKLAKGRIALPGVQGGPGPSLYQRIVATGLPIVACPAHEADRLEAAGWSELIAEATTGEVGREDAALRIFPTPAMTLIDVDGSLPPAQLGPKGAKLAAQAIRRMGIAGSIGIDLPTMNNKDERLVAAAQIDKYLPLPFERTAVNGFGFVQIIRKRERPSLIELLRGDPVRAAAMAALRAAERFEGGQGAAGAMTLTVSPAVARAIRAQPDWLKLLERRRGGAVTLAADETMQTGSHHAH, from the coding sequence ATGGTTGTGACTGACGCGCCCGCCGGCCCGCACTGGCTGTATGAGGAAGGCATCGGCGAGAGCCGCGCCGCGCTCGTTCGGTCGGGCCGCATTCTCGAAGCGCAGATCGAACCTGACGACGCGCGCGCCCGCGCCGGCGGCGTGCATGGCGGGCGGCTGATCCGCACACTCATCCAGCGCAAACGTGGCATTGCCCGACTGGACAGCGGGGAACTCGTGCTGATCGAGCCCATCCCGCCCAAGGTGGCGGAAGGCGCGGCGGTCCGTGTCGAGATCCTGCGCGAGGCGATCAGCGAGCCTGGCATGGAGGAGGAGCGCGAGAAGCTCGCCAAGGGTCGGATCGCGCTGCCCGGCGTGCAAGGCGGGCCGGGGCCGAGCCTCTATCAGCGCATCGTTGCGACGGGTCTGCCGATCGTGGCCTGCCCAGCCCATGAAGCGGACCGGCTGGAAGCGGCCGGCTGGAGCGAACTGATTGCCGAAGCGACCACGGGCGAAGTTGGGCGCGAGGATGCCGCGCTGCGCATCTTCCCCACCCCGGCAATGACGCTCATCGATGTGGACGGCAGCCTGCCGCCGGCGCAGCTCGGGCCCAAGGGCGCAAAGCTCGCTGCGCAGGCGATCCGGCGCATGGGCATCGCCGGTTCTATCGGCATCGACCTGCCGACCATGAACAACAAGGACGAACGGCTGGTGGCGGCGGCGCAGATCGACAAATATCTGCCGCTGCCGTTCGAACGCACGGCCGTCAACGGCTTCGGCTTCGTGCAGATCATTCGCAAGCGCGAGCGTCCCTCGCTGATCGAGCTGCTGCGGGGCGATCCGGTGCGCGCCGCGGCCATGGCTGCCCTGCGTGCCGCCGAGCGGTTCGAGGGCGGGCAGGGTGCCGCAGGGGCCATGACGCTGACAGTCTCGCCTGCGGTCGCTCGCGCCATTCGCGCGCAGCCCGACTGGCTGAAGCTGCTCGAACGGCGACGCGGCGGCGCTGTGACATTGGCCGCTGATGAGACGATGCAGACAGGTTCGCACCATGCCCACTAA
- a CDS encoding Maf family protein yields MPLILASASPRRLDLLAQIGVTPDGIDPADIDETPRKGELPAVYAARMAQEKGVAVAARHPGALVLSGDTVVACGRRILPKAEDEATARTCLGLLSGRRHRVLSAVTLIDGDGRARHKLSTSTVTFKRLHPDEIAAYLASGEWHGKAGGYAIQGRAAGLVRALSGSPSGVIGLPLYETRTLLNGAGYGCD; encoded by the coding sequence ATGCCCCTCATTCTCGCATCCGCTTCCCCGCGCCGGCTGGACCTGCTGGCGCAGATCGGCGTGACGCCGGACGGCATCGACCCCGCTGATATCGACGAGACCCCCCGCAAGGGCGAGCTGCCCGCCGTCTATGCCGCGCGCATGGCGCAGGAGAAGGGCGTGGCCGTGGCGGCGCGCCATCCCGGCGCGCTGGTGCTGAGCGGCGACACCGTGGTCGCTTGCGGGCGGCGCATCCTGCCCAAGGCGGAAGACGAGGCCACGGCGCGGACCTGCCTTGGCCTGCTCTCCGGCCGTCGCCACCGCGTGTTGAGCGCTGTCACCCTGATCGATGGAGACGGGCGTGCGCGGCACAAGCTTTCGACCAGCACCGTCACGTTCAAGCGCCTGCATCCGGACGAGATCGCCGCTTATCTTGCCAGTGGCGAGTGGCACGGCAAGGCTGGCGGCTATGCGATCCAGGGCCGTGCGGCCGGGCTCGTGCGCGCGCTTTCGGGCAGTCCTTCCGGCGTGATCGGCCTGCCGCTTTACGAAACACGCACACTGCTGAACGGGGCGGGATATGGTTGTGACTGA
- the infA gene encoding translation initiation factor IF-1 — protein MAKEELLEMRGQVVELLPNAMFRVRLENDHEILGHTAGKMRKNRIRVLVGDEVLVELTPYDLTKGRITYRYMPGRGGPGPQG, from the coding sequence ATGGCCAAGGAAGAACTACTCGAAATGCGCGGGCAGGTGGTGGAACTGCTGCCGAATGCCATGTTCCGTGTCCGCCTGGAAAATGACCACGAGATTCTCGGGCACACCGCCGGAAAGATGCGCAAGAACCGCATCCGCGTGCTGGTGGGCGACGAAGTGCTGGTCGAGCTCACCCCTTATGACCTCACCAAGGGTCGCATCACCTATCGCTACATGCCCGGTCGCGGCGGCCCCGGTCCGCAGGGCTGA
- a CDS encoding adenosylmethionine--8-amino-7-oxononanoate transaminase encodes MRSPVWHPFTQHGLGEAIPQVVAAQGAWLECADGTRLLDGIASWWVITHGHCEPRIAAAIAAQAAQLDQMIFAGYTHPQAEALARSLVELAPAGLDHVFFSDSGSTAVEVALKMALGHWHNRGEARHRILVMEHSYHGDTIGAMSVGARGIFNRAYEPLLFDVATVPFPTEDAGQACLDTLEALCSGQQKPAAFIVEPLVLGAGGMLIYSPEMLRATREICAQHDVLFIADEVMTGWGRTGTLFACNQAGISPDILCLAKGMTGGAVPLAATMASEAIFDSHRSRDRARMFFHSSSFTANAICCAAANANIKIWHEGEVAGRIATLGAALDEGLASLAGLRGLGNARRIGGIAAIDLDVCDGGYLSDVAPALRAQALAQGLLLRPLGNTIYLMPPYCTTRAEIVRAFAVIGQAIEALPG; translated from the coding sequence ATGAGGTCGCCGGTCTGGCACCCCTTCACGCAGCATGGTCTTGGGGAAGCGATCCCGCAGGTCGTTGCGGCACAAGGGGCCTGGCTCGAATGCGCCGATGGCACGCGGCTGCTGGATGGCATAGCGAGCTGGTGGGTCATCACGCATGGCCATTGCGAGCCGCGCATCGCTGCGGCGATCGCGGCGCAGGCGGCACAGCTCGACCAGATGATCTTCGCCGGATACACGCATCCGCAGGCGGAAGCGCTGGCGCGATCGCTGGTCGAGCTGGCGCCCGCGGGCCTCGATCACGTGTTCTTCTCGGACAGCGGGTCCACGGCGGTGGAAGTGGCGCTCAAGATGGCGCTGGGTCACTGGCACAATCGCGGCGAGGCGCGCCACCGCATCCTCGTGATGGAACACAGCTATCATGGCGATACGATCGGCGCGATGTCGGTCGGTGCGCGCGGCATATTCAACCGGGCCTATGAGCCGCTGCTGTTCGACGTCGCGACCGTGCCTTTCCCGACTGAGGATGCCGGGCAAGCCTGCCTCGATACGCTGGAGGCGTTGTGTTCGGGGCAGCAAAAGCCGGCCGCCTTCATCGTCGAGCCGCTGGTGCTCGGGGCCGGCGGCATGCTGATCTATTCTCCTGAGATGTTGCGCGCGACGCGCGAAATTTGTGCGCAACATGACGTGCTGTTCATCGCAGATGAAGTGATGACGGGCTGGGGAAGGACAGGCACGCTGTTCGCTTGCAATCAGGCGGGAATCTCCCCGGATATTCTCTGTCTTGCCAAGGGCATGACCGGGGGCGCCGTGCCTCTCGCCGCGACCATGGCGAGCGAAGCGATCTTCGACTCCCATCGCAGCCGCGATCGCGCGCGCATGTTTTTTCATTCCTCCAGTTTCACTGCGAACGCCATTTGCTGCGCAGCCGCCAATGCCAATATCAAGATCTGGCACGAGGGAGAGGTCGCGGGTCGGATCGCGACGCTCGGCGCAGCGCTCGATGAAGGATTGGCGAGTCTCGCCGGGCTGAGAGGGCTGGGCAACGCGCGCCGCATCGGCGGCATCGCGGCGATCGATCTCGACGTGTGCGATGGCGGCTATCTCTCGGACGTGGCACCCGCGCTGCGCGCGCAAGCGCTGGCGCAGGGCCTCTTGCTGCGGCCGCTTGGAAACACCATCTATCTAATGCCGCCCTATTGCACGACGCGCGCAGAGATCGTGCGCGCCTTCGCGGTGATCGGACAAGCTATCGAGGCGTTGCCCGGCTGA
- the bioD gene encoding dethiobiotin synthase has protein sequence MSGVLIISGTDTDIGKTVVAAGLAAALGAHYWKPVQAGTEGGTDSERAVALGVPQAHILPEAHRLALPASPHLAAEREGGRIDPDRLALPAPRPLIVEGAGGLMVPLRRDPPALIIDLFARWKAPVLLVARSGLGTINHSLLSIEALRARGIAIAGLLFVGAPHADNEVTLPLLGDVRSLGRLPRIEPLDAPQLAGAMRAHVDLAGVRAAMGLAA, from the coding sequence ATGAGCGGCGTGTTGATCATATCCGGCACGGATACCGACATTGGCAAGACCGTGGTCGCCGCCGGCCTCGCGGCGGCGCTGGGCGCGCATTACTGGAAGCCGGTACAGGCCGGGACGGAGGGCGGCACGGACAGCGAGCGGGCCGTCGCGCTCGGCGTCCCTCAGGCCCATATTCTCCCGGAGGCGCACCGGCTGGCCCTGCCCGCCTCTCCGCATCTCGCGGCGGAACGGGAAGGAGGCCGGATCGATCCCGATCGGCTGGCTCTTCCCGCGCCACGCCCGCTGATCGTGGAAGGTGCGGGGGGTCTCATGGTACCCTTGCGACGCGATCCCCCCGCGCTGATCATCGATTTGTTCGCGCGCTGGAAGGCGCCAGTGCTGCTGGTCGCGCGGAGCGGCCTTGGCACCATCAATCACAGCCTGCTCAGCATTGAGGCGTTGCGTGCGCGTGGCATCGCCATTGCGGGGCTGCTCTTCGTCGGTGCGCCGCATGCGGACAACGAAGTCACGCTGCCCCTGCTGGGCGACGTGCGCAGCTTAGGCCGCCTGCCGCGGATCGAGCCGCTCGATGCGCCGCAGCTCGCCGGAGCGATGCGGGCGCATGTCGACCTTGCCGGCGTGCGCGCCGCCATGGGGTTGGCGGCATGA
- a CDS encoding 8-amino-7-oxononanoate synthase: protein MTMDGQRSFQDQLEALERRSRLRRLMPRKGHDFASNDYLGLAHDPVIAAAVAKAIARDVPVGSGGSRLLRGNAPEHEALEAFAAVTFGSEAALFLSTGYAANIAILAGLPGPDDLVVADALIHASAHDGMKLGRARTVLAAHNDPQAFDDTIRAWRREGGRGRAWIVSETLYSMDGDRAPVDDLATIAAQHEAMLVLDEAHATAVHGPGGRGFSATLEGRPDLIVLHTCGKGLGVEGALVTAARPVIDLLVNRGRSFVFSTAPSPLMAVAVQAALLRMGEVDDRRGRLAALIDHAARHVCAPLDLPPPESQILPLVLRDDGRTMRVAAALQAAGFDVRGIRPPTVPRGTARLRISLTLNVDEAVVSALGDALRTALEAEPA, encoded by the coding sequence ATGACGATGGACGGTCAGAGGTCTTTTCAGGATCAGCTCGAGGCGTTGGAGCGTCGGTCGCGTCTGCGTCGGTTGATGCCGCGCAAGGGGCATGACTTCGCTTCCAACGACTATCTGGGGCTGGCGCACGATCCGGTGATCGCGGCGGCGGTGGCCAAGGCGATTGCGCGGGACGTGCCGGTCGGTTCGGGCGGGTCGCGCCTGCTGCGGGGCAACGCGCCCGAGCACGAGGCGCTGGAAGCCTTCGCTGCGGTAACCTTCGGCAGCGAGGCGGCCCTGTTCCTCTCGACCGGCTATGCCGCGAACATCGCGATCCTCGCCGGGTTGCCCGGCCCGGACGATCTCGTCGTCGCGGATGCCCTCATCCATGCGAGCGCGCATGACGGGATGAAGCTGGGCCGGGCGCGGACTGTCCTTGCTGCGCACAATGATCCGCAGGCCTTCGATGACACGATCCGTGCATGGCGGCGGGAGGGTGGTCGCGGGCGTGCGTGGATCGTTTCCGAGACGCTCTATTCGATGGATGGCGACAGGGCGCCGGTCGACGATCTCGCCACGATTGCTGCGCAGCATGAAGCCATGCTGGTGCTGGATGAAGCGCATGCGACGGCGGTGCACGGCCCCGGCGGCCGAGGCTTCTCGGCGACGCTCGAGGGGCGCCCGGACCTGATCGTGCTGCACACCTGCGGCAAGGGGCTCGGCGTTGAAGGCGCGCTGGTGACGGCCGCGCGACCGGTGATCGATCTGCTCGTCAATCGCGGCCGCAGCTTCGTCTTCTCGACCGCGCCCTCACCGCTCATGGCCGTGGCGGTCCAGGCCGCCTTGCTGCGGATGGGGGAGGTCGACGATCGGCGCGGACGCCTTGCGGCGTTGATCGACCATGCCGCGCGGCATGTCTGCGCGCCGCTGGATTTGCCCCCGCCCGAGAGCCAGATTCTGCCGCTTGTCCTGCGCGACGATGGTCGCACGATGCGCGTGGCTGCGGCGCTGCAGGCCGCGGGTTTCGACGTGCGTGGCATCCGCCCGCCCACCGTGCCGCGCGGGACTGCCCGGCTGCGGATTTCGCTGACACTCAATGTCGACGAGGCAGTCGTCTCAGCGCTCGGAGACGCTCTCCGGACGGCGCTGGAGGCAGAGCCGGCATGA
- a CDS encoding sodium-translocating pyrophosphatase has protein sequence MTMVLIAIGCGLLAVIYGFVTSRQVLSAPAGDARMQEIAGAIQEGARAYLGRQYRAIAVVGAIVAILIWIFLDGMGAPLSTVSFLIGAVLSGVAGYVGMNISVRANVRTAEAARTSLQGGLTLAFRSGAITGMLVAGLGLLSIAGLFWFLTGPSDLAPNDRSIIAALTALAFGASLISIFARLGGGIFTKAADVGADLVGKVEAGIPEDDPRNPAVIADNVGDNVGDCAGMAADLFETYVVTLGLTMVSVALLVRASEAELTALMSLPLLVGGVCIIASIIGTYFVRLGSSNNIMGALYKGFWVTAGLSVIGIFYVTWRALGDLDTVIGAELDGTGGYTGWALVWCMLIGLAVTGLLVWITEYYTGTNYRPVRSIAQASVTGHGTNVIQGLAISLEATALPTLVIVIAVIATFQIAGIIGVAFAATSLLALAGMVVALDAYGPVTDNAGGIAEMAGLPDDVRSRTDALDAVGNTTKAVTKGYAIGSAALAALVLFGAYTTDLELYFPEVVVDFSLSNPYVIVGLLLGALLPYLFGAFGMTAVGRAAGSVVEDVREQFRSNTGIMAGTSRPDYARTVDIVTKAAIKEMILPSLLPVLAPVVVYFAILAVAGQAEAFAAVGALLLGVIVSGLFVAISMTSGGGAWDNAKKYIEDGHHGGKGSDAHKAAVTGDTVGDPYKDTAGPAVNPMIKITNIVALLLLAALAHGTM, from the coding sequence ATGACTATGGTTCTCATCGCCATAGGCTGCGGCCTATTGGCTGTGATCTACGGATTCGTGACCAGTCGCCAGGTTCTCAGCGCACCGGCAGGCGATGCCCGGATGCAGGAGATCGCCGGCGCCATTCAGGAAGGCGCCAGGGCCTATCTCGGTCGGCAATATCGCGCCATCGCTGTCGTCGGCGCCATCGTTGCCATTCTGATCTGGATATTCCTGGACGGCATGGGAGCACCGCTTTCCACCGTGAGCTTCCTCATCGGCGCGGTGCTTTCCGGCGTGGCCGGCTATGTCGGCATGAACATCTCGGTGCGCGCCAATGTCCGTACGGCGGAAGCGGCACGCACGTCGCTGCAGGGCGGGCTGACGCTGGCTTTCCGCTCCGGCGCGATCACGGGCATGCTGGTGGCCGGGCTTGGGCTGCTCTCCATTGCCGGGCTCTTCTGGTTCCTCACCGGACCATCCGATCTCGCGCCCAATGACCGCTCGATCATCGCCGCGCTCACCGCGCTGGCCTTCGGCGCCTCGCTCATCTCCATCTTCGCGCGTCTGGGCGGCGGCATCTTCACCAAGGCGGCGGACGTGGGTGCGGACCTCGTCGGCAAGGTGGAAGCGGGCATCCCGGAGGACGATCCGCGTAATCCCGCGGTGATCGCGGACAATGTCGGCGACAATGTCGGTGACTGCGCCGGCATGGCGGCCGACCTCTTCGAGACCTATGTGGTGACGCTCGGCCTCACCATGGTCTCCGTCGCGCTGCTGGTGCGGGCCAGCGAAGCCGAGCTGACGGCGCTCATGTCCCTGCCGCTGCTGGTGGGCGGCGTGTGCATCATCGCCTCGATCATCGGCACCTATTTCGTCCGGCTGGGCTCGTCGAACAACATCATGGGCGCGCTCTACAAGGGCTTCTGGGTCACGGCGGGCCTGTCCGTCATCGGCATCTTCTACGTGACATGGCGCGCGCTCGGCGATCTCGATACCGTGATCGGCGCGGAGCTGGACGGCACCGGAGGCTACACCGGCTGGGCGCTCGTTTGGTGCATGCTGATCGGTCTCGCCGTCACCGGCCTGCTCGTGTGGATCACCGAATATTATACCGGCACCAATTACCGCCCGGTCCGCTCGATCGCGCAGGCAAGCGTGACAGGCCATGGCACCAACGTCATCCAGGGCCTTGCCATCAGCCTGGAGGCGACGGCGCTGCCGACACTGGTGATCGTCATCGCCGTGATCGCGACATTCCAGATCGCAGGCATCATCGGCGTTGCCTTCGCCGCGACATCGCTGCTGGCCCTCGCCGGCATGGTGGTGGCGCTCGATGCTTATGGCCCGGTAACAGACAATGCCGGCGGCATCGCCGAGATGGCGGGACTGCCGGATGACGTGCGCAGCCGCACAGACGCGCTGGACGCGGTGGGCAATACCACGAAGGCCGTGACCAAGGGCTATGCGATTGGTTCGGCGGCGCTGGCCGCGCTGGTGCTCTTCGGCGCCTATACGACGGACCTCGAGCTCTACTTCCCCGAGGTGGTCGTCGATTTCTCCCTGAGCAATCCCTATGTCATCGTCGGGCTGCTGCTCGGCGCGCTGCTGCCTTATCTGTTCGGTGCCTTCGGCATGACGGCGGTGGGCCGCGCCGCCGGATCGGTGGTGGAGGATGTGCGGGAGCAGTTCCGCAGCAATACCGGCATCATGGCGGGCACGTCCCGCCCGGACTATGCCCGCACGGTGGATATCGTGACCAAGGCCGCGATCAAGGAAATGATCCTGCCTTCGCTGCTGCCGGTGCTGGCGCCCGTCGTCGTCTATTTCGCCATCCTGGCCGTGGCGGGACAGGCGGAAGCCTTCGCCGCCGTGGGTGCATTGCTGCTGGGCGTGATCGTCTCCGGCCTGTTCGTCGCCATCTCCATGACCAGCGGCGGCGGCGCATGGGACAATGCCAAGAAATATATCGAGGACGGCCATCATGGCGGCAAGGGATCGGACGCGCACAAGGCGGCTGTCACTGGCGACACGGTGGGCGATCCCTACAAGGATACCGCCGGTCCGGCCGTCAATCCGATGATCAAGATCACCAACATCGTGGCGCTGTTGCTGCTCGCCGCGCTGGCGCACGGGACGATGTAA